From Apium graveolens cultivar Ventura chromosome 9, ASM990537v1, whole genome shotgun sequence, the proteins below share one genomic window:
- the LOC141683258 gene encoding uncharacterized protein LOC141683258 isoform X1 yields MNGIHNRKAGNLERPYPGCLGRVVSLFDLSAGMPGNKLLMDKPHRDVSPLTRSRSDVSGMSLVEDQIEDKITISELQSSSPNRNSHGTPIKLLIAREMSKELDSKQKPPGVVARLMGLDTLPLQQSYSASQRNHSRGSSRSQSCVSFSSWQEQEIHQYQEQNDGYRDVYEIRQPHTKYVKDELPQKERFDERSFEKKMALVRKNFIELKRLSTDEKLRHSKQFQDALEVLSSNKDSFLKFLQEPNSMFSQQLSDLQSDPLPSEKTKRITILKPVKMVESNKVTGLGKKDEEQINEISQHGRVNRLDKRSPGFSPPIACKFEDTQVQATRIVVLKPSPGKSQDINAAISPLFPSPKALHVEDSCARFEDDDAKESREMAKEITRQMCENLCEQRRDETLISSVFSNGYTGEGSSFDKSEIEYAAENLSDSEAMSPTSRHSWDYINRLSSPCSFSTFSRASYSPESSVSREAKKRLSERWAMMASNGSQEQKHIKRSSSTLGEMLALSDMKKPVIPEEDYIRSKLEFRGSTSRFTADLTDEDKCDTPTRNILRSKSVPASSTDYGNGLDSEVSDPKMEKTEIVKELTKTRSVKSLLKGRVSSLFFSRTNNSSKQKSSNPDEKIGSAELPRHPFGINVDIDFKEGELPDLLGSSNRASASHSFSVETKGGLVHTKAESSATKPCPSRNPIENQEQLSSFSVLETPILEDDHMEPDFSDNFSVLQNGFDLPAYSGKSNLIDKSPPVRSIARTLSQNDSCTETVNLYPLQTSVVMRDAEEKRQELFFLVQTLLSTAELGNDLQSDTFLAWCHSLESPLDPSLRDNYLGLKDKETLHEAKRMQNLVFDCVNAALGELAVYESDTWKSRSCDRVDDQRSIFDRVCTQMEWFSGEVSGVSGESWESNSLVVERLVRRDVIGKGWVDQSRMEIDNFRKEIEVKLLEEIVQEAVEEFNDSLSL; encoded by the exons TTTCCCCGTTGACGCGGAGTCGTTCAGACGTgtcaggaatgagtctcgttgaGGATCAGATAGAAGATAAAATA ACCATCTCTGAGTTGCAAAGTAGCTCACCGAATAGGAACTCACATGGAACGCCTATAAAATTGCTAATTGCTCGGGAAATGTCAAAAGAATTGGATTCTAAGCAAAAGCCACCTGGTGTGGTTGCAAGGCTGATGGGGCTTGACACCCTCCCACTTCAGCAGTCGTATTCAGCTTCACAAAGAAATCATTCGAGAGGTTCTTCACGTAGCCAATCTTGTGTATCTTTTAGTTCTTGGCAGGAGCAGGAAATTCATCAGTATCAAGAGCAAAATGATGGATACAGAGATGTTTATGAAATACGACAGCCACACACTAAATATGTTAAAGATGAATTGCCTCAGAAAGAAAGATTTGATGAGCGTTCATTTGAGAAAAAAATGGCTCTTGTTCGTAAGAATTTTATTGAACTAAAGCGTCtttctacagatgaaaaacttcgTCACTCCAAGCAGTTCCAGGATGCATTAGAGGTTTTAAGTTCGAACAAAGATTCATTCCTCAAATTTCTCCAAGAACCAAACTCAATGTTCTCGCAGCAACTGTCTGATTTACAGTCTGATCCTCTGCCTTCTGAGAAGACAAAGCGCATTACCATTCTGAAACCTGTTAAGATGGTGGAGAGTAATAAAGTAACTGGACTGGGGAAGAAGGATGAAGAACAGATCAATGAAATATCCCAGCATGGTAGGGTCAACAGGCTAGACAAAAGAAGTCCCGGATTTTCTCCTCCAATAGCTTGTAAATTTGAGGATACTCAGGTGCAAGCAACTCGTATAGTTGTACTAAAACCTAGCCCTGGAAAGTCCCAAGACATTAATGCTGCTATATCACCTCTTTTTCCGTCACCAAAGGCATTACATGTTGAAGATTCGTGTGCACGGTTCGAAGATGATGATGCAAAAGAATCAAGAGAAATGGCAAAGGAGATTACTAGGCAAATGTGTGAAAATCTGTGTGAGCAAAGAAGAGATGAAACCCTGATCTCTTCTGTGTTTTCCAATGGTTATACAGGTGAAGGAAGTTCATTCGATAAATCAGAAATTGAATATGCAGCGGAAAATCTTAGTGATTCAGAGGCTATGTCTCCAACTTCCAGGCATTCTTGGGATTACATTAATAGGCTCAGTAGCCCTTGTTCATTTTCCACCTTCAGTCGTGCATCTTATTCTCCTGAGTCGTCAGTTAGTCGAGAAGCAAAGAAGCGACTCTCTGAAAGATGGGCCATGATGGCATCTAATGGAAGCCAAGAGCAAAAACACATAAAAAGAAGCTCTAGTACTTTAGGGGAGATGCTTGCTCTTTCTGATATGAAAAAACCTGTAATACCCGAGGAAGATTATATTAGGAGTAAACTAGAATTCAGAGGATCCACATCACGCTTCACAGCTGATTTGACCGATGAGGATAAATGTGATACTCCTACCAGAAATATTTTGAGGTCAAAATCTGTCCCCGCATCTTCTACGGATTATGGTAACGGTCTTGATTCAGAAGTTTCAGATCCTAAGATGGAGAAAACAGAGATTGTTAAGGAGCTGACAAAAACAAGAAGCGTGAAATCATTGTTAAAGGGGAGAGTTTCAAGTTTGTTTTTCTCGAGGACTAATAACTCTAGCAAACAGAAATCAAGTAATCCTGATGAGAAGATCGGATCCGCTGAATTGCCAAGACATCCTTTTGGAATTAATGTTGATATAGATTTTAAAGAAGGAGAATTGCCTGATTTACTTGGATCGTCAAACAGAGCATCTGCTTCACATTCGTTCAGTGTGGAAACTAAGGGCGGGCTCGTTCATACCAAG GCTGAATCCTCTGCCACAAAGCCTTGTCCATCTAGAAATCCTATTGAGAACCAGGAGCAACTAAGTTCATTCTCAGTTTTGGAAACTCCAATCCTAGAGGATGATCATATGGAACCGGATTTTTCTGACAACTTCAGTGTACTTCAAAATG GGTTCGATCTACCTGCATATTCTGGTAAATCCAATCTGATTGACAAATCTCCGCCAGTAAGATCCATTGCCCGGACTCTTTCGCAAAATGATTCTTGTACAGAAACAGTAAATCTATATCCTTTACAAACATCTGTGGTAATGAGAGACGCTGAGGAGAAAAGGCAAGAATTGTTTTTTCTTGTTCAGACACTATTATCGACAGCGGAACTTGGCAATGATTTGCAATCTGATACATTTTTGGCTTGGTGTCATTCCCTAGAAAGCCCATTGGACCCATCATTGAGAGATAATTACTTAGGCCTAAAAGACAAGGAGACATTGCACGAGGCCAAGCGAATGCAAAACCTTGTGTTTGATTGTGTCAATGCAGCACTGGGGGAATTAGCTGTGTATGAGTCGGACACATGGAAAAGCAGGTCCTGTGATAGGGTTGATGATCAGAGGTCGATATTTGACCGTGTGTGCACCCAGATGGAGTGGTTTTCTGGTGAGGTGAGTGGTGTTTCGGGTGAAAGTTGGGAAAGCAATAGCCTAGTTGTGGAGAGATTGGTAAGGAGGGATGTCATAGGAAAAGGTTGGGTTGACCAGTCGAGGATGGAAATAGACAATTTTCGCAAGGAAATTGAAGTAAAGTTGTTGGAAGAGATTGTGCAAGAGGCTGTCGAAGAATTTAATGATAGTTTGAGTCTTTGA
- the LOC141683258 gene encoding uncharacterized protein LOC141683258 isoform X2: protein MTISELQSSSPNRNSHGTPIKLLIAREMSKELDSKQKPPGVVARLMGLDTLPLQQSYSASQRNHSRGSSRSQSCVSFSSWQEQEIHQYQEQNDGYRDVYEIRQPHTKYVKDELPQKERFDERSFEKKMALVRKNFIELKRLSTDEKLRHSKQFQDALEVLSSNKDSFLKFLQEPNSMFSQQLSDLQSDPLPSEKTKRITILKPVKMVESNKVTGLGKKDEEQINEISQHGRVNRLDKRSPGFSPPIACKFEDTQVQATRIVVLKPSPGKSQDINAAISPLFPSPKALHVEDSCARFEDDDAKESREMAKEITRQMCENLCEQRRDETLISSVFSNGYTGEGSSFDKSEIEYAAENLSDSEAMSPTSRHSWDYINRLSSPCSFSTFSRASYSPESSVSREAKKRLSERWAMMASNGSQEQKHIKRSSSTLGEMLALSDMKKPVIPEEDYIRSKLEFRGSTSRFTADLTDEDKCDTPTRNILRSKSVPASSTDYGNGLDSEVSDPKMEKTEIVKELTKTRSVKSLLKGRVSSLFFSRTNNSSKQKSSNPDEKIGSAELPRHPFGINVDIDFKEGELPDLLGSSNRASASHSFSVETKGGLVHTKAESSATKPCPSRNPIENQEQLSSFSVLETPILEDDHMEPDFSDNFSVLQNGFDLPAYSGKSNLIDKSPPVRSIARTLSQNDSCTETVNLYPLQTSVVMRDAEEKRQELFFLVQTLLSTAELGNDLQSDTFLAWCHSLESPLDPSLRDNYLGLKDKETLHEAKRMQNLVFDCVNAALGELAVYESDTWKSRSCDRVDDQRSIFDRVCTQMEWFSGEVSGVSGESWESNSLVVERLVRRDVIGKGWVDQSRMEIDNFRKEIEVKLLEEIVQEAVEEFNDSLSL, encoded by the exons ACCATCTCTGAGTTGCAAAGTAGCTCACCGAATAGGAACTCACATGGAACGCCTATAAAATTGCTAATTGCTCGGGAAATGTCAAAAGAATTGGATTCTAAGCAAAAGCCACCTGGTGTGGTTGCAAGGCTGATGGGGCTTGACACCCTCCCACTTCAGCAGTCGTATTCAGCTTCACAAAGAAATCATTCGAGAGGTTCTTCACGTAGCCAATCTTGTGTATCTTTTAGTTCTTGGCAGGAGCAGGAAATTCATCAGTATCAAGAGCAAAATGATGGATACAGAGATGTTTATGAAATACGACAGCCACACACTAAATATGTTAAAGATGAATTGCCTCAGAAAGAAAGATTTGATGAGCGTTCATTTGAGAAAAAAATGGCTCTTGTTCGTAAGAATTTTATTGAACTAAAGCGTCtttctacagatgaaaaacttcgTCACTCCAAGCAGTTCCAGGATGCATTAGAGGTTTTAAGTTCGAACAAAGATTCATTCCTCAAATTTCTCCAAGAACCAAACTCAATGTTCTCGCAGCAACTGTCTGATTTACAGTCTGATCCTCTGCCTTCTGAGAAGACAAAGCGCATTACCATTCTGAAACCTGTTAAGATGGTGGAGAGTAATAAAGTAACTGGACTGGGGAAGAAGGATGAAGAACAGATCAATGAAATATCCCAGCATGGTAGGGTCAACAGGCTAGACAAAAGAAGTCCCGGATTTTCTCCTCCAATAGCTTGTAAATTTGAGGATACTCAGGTGCAAGCAACTCGTATAGTTGTACTAAAACCTAGCCCTGGAAAGTCCCAAGACATTAATGCTGCTATATCACCTCTTTTTCCGTCACCAAAGGCATTACATGTTGAAGATTCGTGTGCACGGTTCGAAGATGATGATGCAAAAGAATCAAGAGAAATGGCAAAGGAGATTACTAGGCAAATGTGTGAAAATCTGTGTGAGCAAAGAAGAGATGAAACCCTGATCTCTTCTGTGTTTTCCAATGGTTATACAGGTGAAGGAAGTTCATTCGATAAATCAGAAATTGAATATGCAGCGGAAAATCTTAGTGATTCAGAGGCTATGTCTCCAACTTCCAGGCATTCTTGGGATTACATTAATAGGCTCAGTAGCCCTTGTTCATTTTCCACCTTCAGTCGTGCATCTTATTCTCCTGAGTCGTCAGTTAGTCGAGAAGCAAAGAAGCGACTCTCTGAAAGATGGGCCATGATGGCATCTAATGGAAGCCAAGAGCAAAAACACATAAAAAGAAGCTCTAGTACTTTAGGGGAGATGCTTGCTCTTTCTGATATGAAAAAACCTGTAATACCCGAGGAAGATTATATTAGGAGTAAACTAGAATTCAGAGGATCCACATCACGCTTCACAGCTGATTTGACCGATGAGGATAAATGTGATACTCCTACCAGAAATATTTTGAGGTCAAAATCTGTCCCCGCATCTTCTACGGATTATGGTAACGGTCTTGATTCAGAAGTTTCAGATCCTAAGATGGAGAAAACAGAGATTGTTAAGGAGCTGACAAAAACAAGAAGCGTGAAATCATTGTTAAAGGGGAGAGTTTCAAGTTTGTTTTTCTCGAGGACTAATAACTCTAGCAAACAGAAATCAAGTAATCCTGATGAGAAGATCGGATCCGCTGAATTGCCAAGACATCCTTTTGGAATTAATGTTGATATAGATTTTAAAGAAGGAGAATTGCCTGATTTACTTGGATCGTCAAACAGAGCATCTGCTTCACATTCGTTCAGTGTGGAAACTAAGGGCGGGCTCGTTCATACCAAG GCTGAATCCTCTGCCACAAAGCCTTGTCCATCTAGAAATCCTATTGAGAACCAGGAGCAACTAAGTTCATTCTCAGTTTTGGAAACTCCAATCCTAGAGGATGATCATATGGAACCGGATTTTTCTGACAACTTCAGTGTACTTCAAAATG GGTTCGATCTACCTGCATATTCTGGTAAATCCAATCTGATTGACAAATCTCCGCCAGTAAGATCCATTGCCCGGACTCTTTCGCAAAATGATTCTTGTACAGAAACAGTAAATCTATATCCTTTACAAACATCTGTGGTAATGAGAGACGCTGAGGAGAAAAGGCAAGAATTGTTTTTTCTTGTTCAGACACTATTATCGACAGCGGAACTTGGCAATGATTTGCAATCTGATACATTTTTGGCTTGGTGTCATTCCCTAGAAAGCCCATTGGACCCATCATTGAGAGATAATTACTTAGGCCTAAAAGACAAGGAGACATTGCACGAGGCCAAGCGAATGCAAAACCTTGTGTTTGATTGTGTCAATGCAGCACTGGGGGAATTAGCTGTGTATGAGTCGGACACATGGAAAAGCAGGTCCTGTGATAGGGTTGATGATCAGAGGTCGATATTTGACCGTGTGTGCACCCAGATGGAGTGGTTTTCTGGTGAGGTGAGTGGTGTTTCGGGTGAAAGTTGGGAAAGCAATAGCCTAGTTGTGGAGAGATTGGTAAGGAGGGATGTCATAGGAAAAGGTTGGGTTGACCAGTCGAGGATGGAAATAGACAATTTTCGCAAGGAAATTGAAGTAAAGTTGTTGGAAGAGATTGTGCAAGAGGCTGTCGAAGAATTTAATGATAGTTTGAGTCTTTGA
- the LOC141683259 gene encoding GDSL esterase/lipase At5g33370-like, with product MFGVTNFLAIFVVTLVMFTATAQESLPQRPRAFFVFGDSLVDNGNNNFLVTPARADYPPYGIDSPTHTASGRFSNGLNVPDLISEKLGSVTTLPYLSPAFAGNSLLVGANFASAGVGILNDTGFQFLNIIRIGQQMDYFEEYQRRLIDLIGIDEARKLVNNGLVLITLGGNDFVNNYFLLPLTARRLQFNLQDYTSFLIGEYKKILQRLYGLGARRVLVTGTGPLGCVPGQLARFVKLDGSCAGDPQLAASLYNPKLVEMIKELNSELNTDCFVAVNAMEMHNDLINNPTAYGFKYSRVACCGQGLYNGVGLCTRFSFLCPDRQDYVFWDAYHPTEKANRIIVQTIYNGSDQYMHPMNLQSIMNMGLLY from the exons ATGTTTGGTGTAACAAATTTCCTTGCCATCTTTGTTGTGACACTAGTCATGTTCACAGCAACCGCACAAGAATCACTACCCCAGAGGCCTCGTGCCTTTTTCGTGTTCGGCGATTCTCTCGTCGACAATGGCAATAACAACTTCTTGGTCACCCCCGCCCGAGCTGATTATCCTCCCTATGGCATTGATTCTCCTACTCACACTGCCTCCGGTCGCTTCTCAAATGGCCTTAACGTCCCTGATCTTATCA GTGAAAAGCTAGGATCAGTAACAACACTGCCATACCTGAGCCCGGCCTTTGCCGGAAACAGTCTACTGGTTGGTGCAAACTTCGCTTCTGCAGGCGTCGGAATCCTCAACGACACCGGATTTCAGTTT TTGAACATTATAAGGATTGGACAACAAATGGATTATTTTGAAGAATACCAGCGGAGACTGATTGATTTGATCGGAATAGACGAGGCGAGAAAGCTCGTAAACAATGGCCTCGTCTTGATCACTCTCGGTGGCAATGATTTCGTCAACAACTATTTCTTGCTTCCTTTAACTGCCAGAAGGCTTCAATTCAATCTTCAAGATTACACCTCCTTTCTCATTGGGGAATACAAGAAGATACTTcaa AGACTGTATGGATTGGGAGCTAGGAGGGTACTTGTGACTGGAACTGGACCACTAGGATGCGTTCCGGGGCAGTTAGCCAGGTTTGTGAAACTAGATGGGAGCTGCGCTGGTGACCCGCAGCTAGCTGCATCATTGTATAATCCAAAGCTTGTTGAGATGATTAAAGAACTCAATTCGGAGTTGAATACGGATTGCTTTGTTGCTGTTAATGCCATGGAAATGCATAATGACTTGATCAACAATCCCACTGCCTATG GTTTCAAGTACTCAAGAGTGGCGTGTTGTGGACAAGGGCTGTATAACGGGGTTGGGCTTTGCACTAGATTTTCATTTCTGTGTCCAGACAGACAAGACTATGTGTTTTGGGATGCATATCATCCAACAGAGAAAGCAAACAGAATAATTGTCCAAACCATTTACAATGGATCAGACCAGTACATGCACCCAATGAACCTCCAGTCCATCATGAATATGGGCCTCTTATATTGA
- the LOC141686574 gene encoding uncharacterized protein LOC141686574 yields the protein MNPGSPDSEFGNFELRHDFIVPTYKRQRLQEAFFQFNHGAETPLVRDDEMTSWIGNPPLQNADFSLLMEDINSDEFVHGLPQQIEVKTPTPAPQAKNAPWPVLEPPIDISDFMPLDPSLLEPLGSTSPAEHNSSWAVSPLLDSSAPLLYETAAEATSVVAAVEGAEETPVEQAEATPVVAAVEGKKEGGSPSIAKEENQVGEQDDGIGSSTHLKRKRENHNGSERRRRDKLKERMEQLRQLVGCKKPDKASLLEETCTYLISLQNHVNMLSSRYKMRTGMAMGMGMNMAMVPFPAFVPGSTLQNPANTAAQLPTVVHINGQYFGVYPTVLLQAEPSSSNNPGKMEDTEEPNK from the exons ATGAATCCTGGTAGTCCTGACTCTGAATTTGGAAACTTTGAATTAAGACATGATTTCATTGTTCCAACCTATAAGAGACAAAGGCTGCAGGAAGCATTTTTTCAGTTCAATCATGGTGCAGAAACACCTCTGGTTCGAGATGATGAAATGACTTCCTGGATAGGGAATCCACCACTGCAGAATGCAGATTTTTCATTACTGATGGAAGACATTAACAGTGATGAATTTGTCCATGGTCTACCACAACAAATAGAGGTCAAGACTCCGACTCCAGCACCACAAGCTAAAAATGCTCCGTGGCCTGTACTTGAGCCGCCTATAGACATATCTGACTTCATGCCTCTGGACCCTAGTTTGCTTGAACCCCTAGGGTCTACATCTCCTGCAGAACACAACTCCTCGTGGGCTGTGTCTCCACTTCTAGACAGCTCTGCACCTCTCCTTTATGAGACAGCTGCTGAGGCAACATCAGTGGTAGCTGCCGTGGAAGGGGCTGAGGAAACGCCGGTGGAACAAGCTGAGGCAACGCCAGTGGTAGCTGCGGTGGAAGGGAAGAAAGAGGGAGGCAGCCCATCCATTGCCAAGGAAGAGAATCAG GTTGGGGAGCAAGATGATGGTATTGGTAGCTCAACCCACTTAAAGAGAAAACGCGAAAACCACAATGGATCCGAGAGG AGACGTAGAGATAAGTTAAAAGAAAGGATGGAGCAATTACGACAACTTGTTGGCTGCAAAAAG CCAGACAAAGCTTCATTGCTAGAAGAAACATGCACCTACTTAATATCACTTCAGAATCATGTCAAT ATGTTATCTTCGCGATACAAAATGAGAACTGGCATGGCCATGGGGATGGGGATGAACATGGCAATGGTGCCTTTCCCCGCATTTGTGCCAGGCTCTACATTGCAAAACCCTGCTAACACAGCAGCTCAATTGCCAACTGTTGTTCATATAAATGGTCAATATTTCGGTGTCTATCCCACAGTACTGCTTCAAGCTGAG CCTAGCTCATCAAACAATCCTGGAAAGATGGAAGACACCGAAGAACCTAACAAATAA